The following proteins come from a genomic window of Citrobacter europaeus:
- a CDS encoding DUF2556 family protein: MIRKYWWLVVFAVFVFLFDALLIQWIELMTTEHDKCRNMNSVNPLKLVNCVDLE; the protein is encoded by the coding sequence ATGATTCGCAAGTATTGGTGGCTGGTTGTTTTTGCGGTCTTCGTTTTTCTTTTTGATGCACTGCTCATTCAGTGGATAGAGCTGATGACAACGGAGCACGACAAGTGCCGGAATATGAATTCAGTGAACCCTCTTAAGTTAGTCAACTGCGTCGATCTCGAATAG
- the yhdJ gene encoding adenine-specific DNA-methyltransferase, whose protein sequence is MNARCEPVYFGDESKKIILGDALTELKKLPSESIDLIFADPPYNIGKDFDGMVESWDEEAFLAWLFECIDECHRILKPHGTMYIMNSTENMPYIDLKCRQIFTIKSRIVWSYDSSGVQAKKHFGSMYEPILMMVKDQKNYTFNRDDILVEAKTGAQRALIDYRKNPPQPYNQKKVPGNVWEFPRVRYLMDEYENHPTQKPKALLERIILASSCPDDSVLDPFAGSFTTGATAVELGRKFVGIEINAEYVKMGLRRMSIGSHFSEIELAKVKKRKTKNLSKKSRLTAKNGDLSAK, encoded by the coding sequence ATGAACGCAAGATGTGAACCTGTCTATTTTGGCGATGAGTCTAAAAAGATAATCCTGGGTGATGCACTGACCGAACTGAAAAAGCTGCCGTCTGAAAGCATCGATCTCATTTTTGCCGACCCACCTTATAACATCGGTAAAGACTTTGACGGGATGGTGGAATCCTGGGATGAAGAGGCTTTTCTGGCGTGGCTCTTTGAGTGCATTGACGAATGCCACCGCATTCTCAAACCGCACGGCACCATGTACATCATGAACAGTACGGAGAACATGCCGTACATCGACCTCAAATGCCGCCAGATCTTTACCATCAAGAGCCGTATCGTGTGGTCATACGATAGCTCCGGCGTACAGGCTAAAAAGCACTTTGGGTCGATGTATGAACCGATCCTGATGATGGTAAAAGATCAGAAAAACTACACGTTTAATCGTGATGATATTCTGGTGGAAGCTAAAACAGGCGCTCAACGCGCGCTGATAGACTACAGAAAGAACCCGCCTCAACCTTACAACCAGAAAAAAGTGCCGGGCAATGTCTGGGAGTTTCCACGCGTTCGTTATCTGATGGACGAATATGAAAATCACCCGACGCAAAAGCCCAAAGCCCTCCTTGAACGCATCATTCTGGCTTCCTCCTGCCCAGATGACAGCGTGCTGGATCCGTTTGCCGGTAGTTTCACCACCGGTGCCACCGCCGTGGAATTAGGCCGCAAGTTTGTCGGGATTGAAATCAATGCCGAGTACGTAAAAATGGGACTCAGAAGAATGAGTATTGGCTCTCATTTTTCAGAGATTGAGCTTGCAAAGGTAAAAAAGCGGAAGACAAAAAACCTGTCTAAAAAGAGTCGATTAACGGCAAAGAATGGCGATCTTTCAGCAAAGTAA
- a CDS encoding YhdT family protein: MDARFVQAHKEARWALWLTLLYLATWLVAAYLPDSTLGFTGLPHWFEMACLLTPLVFILLCWAMVKFIYRDIPLEDDDAA, from the coding sequence ATGGACGCTCGTTTTGTTCAGGCCCATAAAGAGGCGCGCTGGGCGCTGTGGCTGACCCTTTTATATCTTGCCACATGGTTAGTGGCCGCTTACTTACCAGATTCCACGCTCGGCTTTACCGGCTTACCGCACTGGTTTGAAATGGCCTGTCTGCTAACGCCACTGGTTTTCATCTTACTGTGCTGGGCGATGGTGAAGTTTATCTATCGCGACATTCCGTTGGAGGATGACGATGCAGCTTGA
- a CDS encoding efflux RND transporter periplasmic adaptor subunit, with the protein MTKNARFSLLPSFIIISAALLAGCNDQGETQAHPAEPQVTVHVVEKAPLAVTTELPGRTTAFRIAEVRPQVSGIVLKRNFTEGSDVEAGQSLYQIDPATYQADYDSAKGELAKSEAAAAIAHLTVKRYVPLVGTKYISQQEYDQAIADARQADASVIAAKAAVESARINLAYTKVTSPISGRIGKSNVTEGALVTNGQATELATVQQLDPIYVDVTQSSNDFMRLKQSVEQGSLHKDSASSTVELVMENGQSYPLKGSLQFSDVTVDESTGSITLRAVFPNPQHTLLPGMFVRARIDEGVQPNAILVPQQGVTRTPRGDATVMVVNDKSQVESRAVVAAQAIGDKWLISEGLQPGDKVIVSGLQKARPGVQVKATADTETPATKAQ; encoded by the coding sequence ATGACGAAAAATGCCAGGTTTTCACTCCTGCCCTCATTCATCATCATCTCCGCAGCATTACTCGCCGGTTGTAACGATCAGGGAGAAACACAAGCTCATCCCGCAGAGCCGCAGGTGACTGTTCATGTCGTCGAAAAGGCGCCTTTAGCTGTGACGACTGAATTACCTGGACGCACAACGGCATTTCGTATTGCTGAGGTCCGTCCTCAGGTCAGCGGGATTGTTCTTAAACGGAATTTTACCGAGGGGAGCGATGTTGAAGCCGGTCAGTCGCTTTATCAGATCGATCCCGCGACTTACCAGGCGGACTATGACAGCGCCAAAGGCGAACTGGCAAAGAGTGAAGCGGCTGCCGCTATCGCGCATTTAACGGTAAAACGCTATGTCCCGCTGGTTGGCACCAAGTACATCAGCCAGCAAGAGTACGATCAGGCGATTGCTGATGCCCGCCAGGCCGATGCCTCCGTAATCGCGGCAAAAGCGGCGGTCGAAAGCGCACGTATCAACCTGGCTTACACCAAAGTGACATCGCCCATTAGCGGACGTATCGGTAAATCTAACGTCACCGAAGGCGCATTAGTCACGAATGGTCAGGCAACTGAGCTTGCTACCGTGCAACAGCTTGATCCTATTTACGTCGACGTAACACAGTCCAGTAATGACTTTATGCGCCTCAAGCAATCCGTTGAGCAAGGAAGCCTGCATAAAGACAGCGCCAGCAGTACCGTCGAACTGGTGATGGAAAATGGTCAATCGTACCCGCTGAAAGGCTCATTGCAATTTTCTGACGTGACGGTTGATGAAAGCACCGGATCCATCACCCTCAGGGCCGTATTCCCTAACCCGCAGCACACGCTGCTGCCGGGCATGTTTGTGCGCGCGCGCATTGATGAAGGCGTCCAGCCGAATGCCATTCTCGTTCCGCAACAGGGTGTGACGCGCACGCCTCGCGGCGATGCCACCGTGATGGTCGTTAACGACAAGAGTCAGGTTGAGTCTCGCGCAGTCGTCGCCGCACAAGCCATTGGCGACAAGTGGCTCATCAGCGAAGGTCTGCAACCAGGTGACAAAGTTATCGTGAGCGGCTTACAAAAAGCACGCCCTGGCGTTCAGGTTAAAGCAACTGCCGATACCGAAACCCCTGCCACGAAAGCCCAATAA
- the prmA gene encoding 50S ribosomal protein L11 methyltransferase → MPWIQLKLNTTGANAEELSDALMEAGSVSITFQDTHDTPVFEPLPGETRLWGDTDVIGLFDAETDMKEVVAILEQHPLLGEGFAHKIEQLEDKDWEREWMDNFHPMRFGERLWICPSWRDVPDENAVNVMLDPGLAFGTGTHPTTSLCLQWLDGLDLNGKTVIDFGCGSGILAIAALKLGAAKAIGVDIDPQAIQASRDNAERNGVSERLELYLPKDQPEAMKADVVVANILAGPLRELAPLISVLPVEGGLLGLSGILASQAESVCEAYADLFTLDPVIEKEEWCRITGQKK, encoded by the coding sequence ATGCCATGGATCCAACTAAAACTGAACACGACCGGCGCCAACGCTGAAGAGCTGAGCGATGCGCTGATGGAAGCGGGCTCCGTTTCCATCACCTTCCAGGATACGCATGATACGCCGGTGTTTGAACCTCTGCCGGGCGAGACTCGCCTGTGGGGAGATACCGATGTGATCGGCTTGTTCGATGCAGAAACCGACATGAAAGAAGTGGTTGCCATCCTGGAGCAACATCCGCTGTTGGGCGAAGGTTTCGCGCATAAAATCGAACAGCTCGAAGACAAAGACTGGGAACGCGAATGGATGGATAACTTCCACCCGATGCGCTTTGGCGAACGTCTGTGGATTTGCCCGAGCTGGCGCGATGTCCCGGATGAGAATGCCGTCAACGTGATGCTGGATCCGGGTCTGGCATTTGGCACAGGTACTCACCCCACCACCTCTCTGTGCCTGCAATGGCTGGACGGTCTCGATCTCAACGGCAAAACGGTTATCGACTTTGGCTGCGGCTCCGGCATTCTTGCCATTGCGGCACTGAAACTGGGCGCAGCGAAAGCTATCGGCGTGGATATCGATCCGCAAGCGATTCAGGCCAGCCGGGATAACGCCGAGCGCAATGGCGTTTCCGAGCGTCTGGAGTTGTACCTGCCAAAAGACCAGCCAGAAGCGATGAAAGCCGACGTGGTGGTCGCTAACATTCTTGCCGGACCATTACGTGAGCTGGCGCCGCTAATCAGCGTACTGCCCGTTGAGGGCGGTTTACTGGGGCTTTCTGGTATTCTTGCCAGCCAGGCGGAAAGCGTTTGCGAAGCCTATGCCGATCTCTTTACGCTCGATCCGGTTATCGAGAAAGAAGAATGGTGCCGCATCACCGGTCAGAAAAAATAA
- the fis gene encoding DNA-binding transcriptional regulator Fis, which yields MFEQRVNSDVLTVSTVNSQDQVTQKPLRDSVKQALKNYFAQLNGQDVNDLYELVLAEVEQPLLDMVMQYTRGNQTRAALMMGINRGTLRKKLKKYGMN from the coding sequence ATGTTCGAACAACGCGTAAATTCTGACGTACTGACCGTTTCTACCGTTAACTCTCAGGACCAGGTAACTCAAAAGCCCCTGCGTGACTCGGTTAAACAGGCACTGAAGAACTATTTTGCTCAATTGAATGGTCAGGATGTTAACGATCTCTATGAGCTGGTACTGGCTGAAGTAGAACAGCCCCTGTTGGACATGGTGATGCAATACACCCGCGGTAACCAGACCCGTGCTGCCCTGATGATGGGCATCAACCGTGGTACGCTGCGTAAAAAACTGAAAAAATACGGCATGAACTGA
- the accC gene encoding acetyl-CoA carboxylase biotin carboxylase subunit, whose product MLDKIVIANRGEIALRILRACKELGIKTVAVHSSADRDLKHVLLADETVCIGPAQSVKSYLNIPAIISAAEITGAVAIHPGYGFLSENANFAEQVERSGFIFIGPKADTIRLMGDKVSAITAMKKAGVPTVPGSDGPLGDDMDANRAHAKRIGYPVIIKASGGGGGRGMRVVRSDAELAQSISMTKAEAKAAFNNDMVYMEKYLENPRHIEIQVLADGQGNAIYLAERDCSMQRRHQKVVEEAPAPGITPELRRYIGERCAKACVDIGYRGAGTFEFLFENGEFYFIEMNTRIQVEHPVTEMITGVDLIKEQLRIAAGQPLSIKQDEVVVKGHAVECRINAEDPNTFLPSPGKITRFHAPGGFGVRWESHIYAGYTVPPYYDSMIGKLICYGENRDVAIARMKNALQELIIDGIKTNVDLQIRIMNDEHFQHGGTNIHYLEKKLGLQEK is encoded by the coding sequence ATGTTGGATAAAATTGTTATCGCCAACCGTGGTGAGATTGCCCTGCGTATTCTTCGTGCCTGTAAAGAACTGGGCATCAAGACTGTCGCGGTGCACTCAAGCGCGGATCGCGATTTAAAACACGTATTGCTGGCGGATGAGACGGTTTGTATTGGCCCGGCTCAGTCCGTAAAAAGCTATCTGAACATCCCGGCTATCATTAGCGCTGCTGAAATCACCGGCGCGGTGGCAATTCACCCGGGCTATGGCTTCCTTTCTGAGAACGCCAACTTTGCTGAGCAGGTAGAGCGTTCCGGCTTTATCTTCATCGGCCCGAAAGCCGACACTATCCGCCTGATGGGCGACAAAGTGTCCGCAATCACCGCGATGAAGAAAGCTGGCGTACCGACAGTCCCTGGCTCTGACGGCCCGCTGGGCGATGACATGGACGCTAACCGCGCTCATGCTAAACGCATCGGCTACCCGGTTATCATCAAAGCCTCCGGCGGCGGCGGCGGTCGCGGTATGCGCGTCGTGCGCAGCGATGCCGAGCTGGCGCAATCCATCTCCATGACCAAAGCGGAAGCGAAAGCGGCTTTCAACAACGACATGGTCTACATGGAGAAGTACCTGGAAAACCCACGCCACATCGAAATTCAGGTGCTGGCAGACGGTCAGGGTAACGCGATTTATCTGGCAGAACGTGACTGCTCCATGCAGCGTCGTCACCAGAAAGTCGTCGAAGAAGCACCAGCGCCGGGCATTACACCGGAACTGCGTCGCTACATCGGCGAGCGTTGCGCCAAAGCATGCGTTGATATCGGCTATCGCGGGGCGGGTACTTTTGAGTTCCTGTTTGAAAACGGCGAGTTCTACTTCATTGAGATGAACACCCGTATTCAGGTTGAGCACCCGGTAACCGAAATGATCACCGGCGTTGACCTGATCAAAGAGCAACTGCGCATCGCAGCGGGACAACCGCTGTCCATCAAGCAGGATGAAGTTGTGGTAAAAGGCCATGCGGTAGAATGCCGTATCAACGCCGAAGACCCGAACACCTTCCTGCCAAGCCCGGGCAAAATCACGCGTTTCCACGCACCGGGTGGCTTTGGTGTGCGTTGGGAGTCCCATATTTACGCAGGCTACACTGTACCTCCGTACTATGACTCAATGATCGGTAAGCTGATCTGCTATGGCGAAAACCGCGACGTAGCGATCGCCCGTATGAAAAACGCATTGCAGGAACTGATCATCGACGGTATCAAAACCAACGTTGATCTGCAGATCCGCATCATGAATGACGAGCATTTCCAGCACGGTGGAACCAATATCCACTATCTGGAGAAAAAACTCGGACTTCAGGAAAAGTAA
- the dusB gene encoding tRNA dihydrouridine synthase DusB, with translation MRIGQYQLRNRLIAAPMAGITDRPFRTLCYEMGAGLTVSEMMSSNPQVWESDKSRLRMVHVDEPGIRTVQIAGSDPVEMADAARINVESGAQIIDINMGCPAKKVNRKLAGSALLQYPDLVKSILTEVVNAVDVPVTLKIRTGWAPEHRNCVEIAQLAEDCGIQALTIHGRTRACLFNGDAEYDSIRAVKQKVSIPIIANGDITDPHKARAVLDYTGADALMIGRAAQGRPWIFREIQHYLDTGELLPPLPLAEVKRLLCAHIRELHDFYGQAKGYRIARKHVSWYLQEHAPDDQFRRTFNAIEDSSEQLAALEAYFENFA, from the coding sequence ATGCGCATCGGACAATATCAGCTCAGAAATCGCCTGATCGCAGCACCTATGGCTGGCATCACTGACAGACCATTCAGGACGCTGTGCTATGAGATGGGAGCCGGATTGACGGTATCCGAGATGATGTCTTCTAACCCGCAGGTTTGGGAAAGTGACAAGTCTCGTTTACGGATGGTGCACGTTGATGAGCCAGGAATTCGCACGGTGCAAATTGCCGGTAGCGACCCTGTTGAGATGGCCGATGCCGCACGTATTAACGTGGAAAGCGGCGCCCAGATTATTGATATCAATATGGGGTGTCCGGCTAAAAAAGTGAATCGTAAGCTCGCAGGTTCAGCCCTCTTGCAGTACCCGGACTTAGTGAAATCAATACTAACCGAGGTCGTCAATGCAGTGGACGTTCCTGTCACACTCAAGATTCGCACCGGCTGGGCTCCGGAACACCGTAACTGCGTAGAGATTGCCCAACTGGCTGAAGACTGTGGCATTCAGGCTCTGACCATTCATGGACGCACCCGCGCCTGTTTGTTCAATGGAGATGCTGAGTACGACAGTATTCGGGCAGTTAAGCAGAAAGTTTCCATTCCGATTATCGCGAATGGCGACATTACTGACCCGCATAAAGCCAGAGCTGTACTCGACTATACGGGGGCGGATGCCCTGATGATAGGACGTGCAGCTCAGGGAAGACCCTGGATCTTTCGGGAAATCCAGCATTATCTGGACACTGGGGAGCTGCTGCCCCCGCTGCCTCTGGCAGAGGTGAAGCGCTTGCTTTGTGCGCACATTCGGGAACTGCACGACTTTTACGGTCAGGCAAAAGGGTACCGAATTGCGCGTAAACACGTATCCTGGTATCTCCAGGAACACGCTCCGGATGACCAGTTTCGGCGCACATTCAACGCCATTGAAGATTCCAGCGAACAGCTGGCGGCGTTGGAGGCATACTTCGAAAATTTTGCGTAA
- the panF gene encoding sodium/pantothenate symporter: MQLEVILPLVAYLLVVFGLSVYAMRKRVTGTFLNEYFLGSRSMGGVVLAMTLTATYISASSFIGGPGAAYKYGLGWVLLAMIQLPAVWLSLGILGKKFAILARRYNAVTLNDMLFARYQSRLLVWLASLSLLVAFVGAMTVQFIGGARLLETAAGIPYETGLLIFGVSIALYTAFGGFRASVLNDTMQGMVMLIGTIVLLVGVVHAAGGLSNAVVTLQTIDPKLVSPQGADDILSPTFMTSFWVLVCFGVIGLPHTAVRCISYKDSKAVHRGIIIGTIVVAILMFGMHLAGALGRAVIPDLTVPDLVIPTLMVKVLPPIAAGIFLAAPMAAIMSTINAQLLQSSATIIKDLYLNLRPEQLKNETRLKRMSAVITLLLGALLLLAAWKPPEMIIWLNLLAFGGLEAVFLWPLVLGLYWERANAAGALSAMIVGGVLYAFLATFNVQYLGFHPIVPSLLISLLAFLIGNRFGSAVPQAAILTTDK; encoded by the coding sequence ATGCAGCTTGAAGTTATTTTGCCGCTGGTCGCCTACCTACTGGTGGTCTTCGGTCTTTCTGTTTACGCCATGCGTAAGAGAGTGACCGGTACTTTCCTGAATGAATATTTCCTCGGCAGCCGCTCCATGGGCGGGGTCGTGTTAGCCATGACGCTAACGGCAACCTATATTAGCGCCAGCTCTTTTATCGGTGGTCCAGGCGCCGCTTACAAATACGGGCTGGGATGGGTGCTGCTGGCGATGATCCAGTTGCCTGCGGTATGGCTCTCTTTGGGGATTCTTGGTAAGAAATTCGCCATTCTGGCGCGCCGCTATAATGCCGTTACCCTCAACGATATGCTGTTTGCGCGCTACCAGAGCCGCCTGCTGGTGTGGCTGGCGAGCCTCAGCTTACTGGTCGCGTTTGTCGGGGCGATGACCGTACAGTTTATTGGCGGTGCACGTTTGCTGGAAACCGCTGCGGGTATCCCTTACGAAACGGGTCTGCTGATTTTTGGCGTCAGTATCGCTTTATATACGGCATTCGGCGGTTTTCGCGCCAGCGTACTGAACGACACCATGCAGGGCATGGTGATGCTGATTGGTACTATCGTTTTGCTGGTCGGTGTCGTTCACGCTGCCGGAGGCCTCAGCAACGCGGTAGTAACTCTGCAAACCATCGATCCTAAACTGGTTTCGCCGCAGGGCGCTGATGACATTCTGTCACCCACTTTCATGACCTCATTCTGGGTACTGGTGTGCTTTGGCGTCATTGGCCTGCCGCACACGGCGGTACGCTGCATCTCTTATAAAGACAGTAAAGCAGTGCACCGCGGCATTATCATCGGCACCATCGTGGTGGCGATCCTGATGTTTGGTATGCATCTGGCGGGGGCGTTGGGGCGTGCGGTGATCCCTGACCTCACGGTACCGGATCTGGTTATCCCTACGCTGATGGTCAAAGTGTTGCCGCCGATAGCTGCCGGGATCTTCCTCGCGGCCCCGATGGCCGCGATCATGTCGACGATCAATGCCCAATTGCTGCAAAGTTCCGCTACGATCATTAAGGATTTGTACCTGAACCTTCGTCCGGAACAGCTGAAAAACGAAACCCGGCTGAAGCGTATGTCGGCAGTCATTACCCTGCTGCTCGGCGCATTACTGCTGCTGGCCGCCTGGAAACCGCCAGAGATGATTATCTGGCTTAACCTGCTGGCGTTTGGCGGGCTGGAAGCCGTTTTCCTGTGGCCGCTGGTGCTGGGCCTGTACTGGGAGCGGGCAAACGCGGCTGGCGCATTGAGCGCGATGATTGTCGGCGGCGTACTTTATGCCTTCCTCGCTACCTTTAACGTTCAGTACCTGGGCTTCCACCCGATTGTGCCCTCGTTACTGATAAGTTTGCTGGCTTTCCTGATTGGCAACCGTTTCGGTTCCGCCGTCCCGCAAGCCGCCATATTGACTACTGATAAATAA
- the envR gene encoding acrEF/envCD operon transcriptional regulator: MARKTKADALKTRQHLIDTAIVQFAARGVSNTTLNDIADAASVTRGALYWHFENKTQLFNELWLQQPPLRDLIQDQLIGRWGDNPLQRLREKFVVGLQYIAQNPRQQALMQILYHKCEFHNDMISEQAIRDKIGLSHQSIRDALQKCVDENLIATSLDLDVIIIILHGSFSGIIKNWLMNPVSYDLYGQAPVLVDNVLKMLSPDGCVMQLMQSENQPG; the protein is encoded by the coding sequence ATGGCCAGAAAAACGAAAGCTGATGCTCTCAAAACGCGACAGCACCTGATAGATACAGCGATTGTGCAGTTTGCCGCGCGCGGCGTTAGCAATACGACGTTAAACGACATTGCGGATGCCGCCAGCGTGACGCGGGGGGCGCTGTATTGGCATTTCGAAAACAAGACGCAACTGTTTAATGAGCTATGGTTACAACAACCTCCATTGCGCGATCTTATTCAGGACCAGCTTATTGGACGTTGGGGGGATAATCCTTTACAGCGACTGCGTGAAAAGTTTGTGGTGGGATTACAATATATTGCACAGAATCCTCGCCAGCAGGCATTAATGCAGATTTTATATCATAAATGTGAATTCCATAATGATATGATATCAGAGCAGGCTATTCGCGATAAAATAGGCCTCAGTCATCAAAGCATTCGCGACGCTCTGCAGAAGTGCGTGGATGAAAATCTGATTGCCACCAGTCTGGATTTAGATGTCATCATCATTATTTTGCACGGTAGCTTTAGCGGAATAATAAAAAACTGGTTAATGAATCCAGTGAGTTATGATTTGTATGGGCAAGCGCCAGTATTAGTTGATAACGTATTAAAAATGTTAAGCCCGGATGGCTGCGTAATGCAATTAATGCAGAGTGAAAATCAGCCTGGGTAG